One genomic window of Psychrobacillus sp. INOP01 includes the following:
- a CDS encoding ABC transporter ATP-binding protein, producing the protein MTVLEVKDVTGGYTRKPVLHDLNFSIEKGELVGLIGLNGAGKSTTIKHIIGTMNALKGEILLNGRTLKEDPALYRSSFSYIPETPVLYEELTLKEHLQLTAMAYNLDESVFEARKEALLKEFRMEKRLNWFPAHFSKGMRQKVMIMCAFLVNPALFIIDEPFVGLDPLGIQSLLDQMKSRKDDGASVLMSTHILTTAEKYCDRILLLHNGKIRAQGTMDDLRAAFKMPDATLDDLYIEMTKEQQNEQFA; encoded by the coding sequence ATGACTGTATTAGAAGTCAAAGACGTAACAGGTGGTTATACTAGAAAGCCTGTTTTACATGATTTAAACTTTTCAATTGAAAAGGGAGAGCTAGTAGGATTAATCGGGTTGAATGGTGCAGGGAAAAGTACAACCATCAAACATATTATTGGAACAATGAATGCATTAAAGGGCGAGATCCTACTTAATGGTAGAACGTTGAAAGAGGATCCGGCACTATATCGTTCATCCTTTTCCTATATACCTGAAACACCTGTACTCTATGAAGAGTTAACTTTAAAGGAACATCTGCAACTAACTGCTATGGCCTACAATTTAGATGAATCTGTTTTTGAAGCAAGAAAAGAGGCTCTTTTAAAAGAGTTCCGTATGGAAAAAAGGTTGAATTGGTTTCCTGCTCACTTCTCTAAAGGAATGAGACAAAAGGTAATGATTATGTGTGCATTTCTAGTGAATCCAGCATTATTCATTATCGATGAACCATTTGTAGGGCTTGACCCTTTAGGCATTCAATCATTATTAGATCAGATGAAATCTAGAAAAGATGATGGTGCATCCGTATTAATGTCTACACATATTTTGACTACAGCAGAGAAATACTGTGATCGTATCCTTCTATTGCATAATGGGAAAATTCGAGCACAGGGAACAATGGATGATCTGCGAGCGGCATTTAAGATGCCAGATGCAACGCTAGATGATCTCTATATCGAAATGACGAAGGAACAACAAAATGAACAATTTGCGTGA
- a CDS encoding HIT family protein: protein MSECIFCKIIDGSIPSAKIYEDEHVYAFMDIMPLTKGHTLIIPKNHKENVYDLSEEEASNLFKVVPKIASVLKDNFGPVGMNLLNNNGAPAGQSVFHFHLHFIPRYDQTDGFRPTWITKEKTFTPEIIQNLAAELYEKLKK, encoded by the coding sequence ATGAGTGAATGTATTTTTTGTAAAATAATCGATGGTTCTATCCCAAGTGCGAAAATCTATGAAGACGAGCATGTTTATGCTTTTATGGATATAATGCCACTAACAAAGGGTCACACACTAATTATTCCTAAAAATCACAAAGAGAACGTCTATGATTTATCCGAAGAAGAAGCTAGTAACTTGTTTAAAGTTGTTCCAAAAATAGCAAGTGTACTGAAAGATAACTTCGGTCCAGTAGGCATGAACCTATTAAATAATAATGGTGCACCTGCAGGGCAAAGCGTGTTCCATTTCCATTTACACTTTATCCCACGCTACGATCAAACGGATGGCTTCCGTCCAACTTGGATTACAAAAGAGAAAACATTTACTCCTGAGATCATTCAAAATTTAGCTGCAGAATTATATGAAAAATTGAAGAAGTAA
- a CDS encoding tryptophan transporter: MNTKNLVLMALLVGVGAVLYIIIPGINGGMKPDFMLTMMFIGILLFPNVKSTFLLGISTGVISGLFSTFPGGFVPNIIDKAVTAFVFLGLVLLLSKLANKVAVGVILTSIGTVVSGTVFLSTAIFVFGAGAIFQELFILVVVPAIAINAIAFFIIYPIIGNLIKRTNFDTALTA, from the coding sequence ATGAATACGAAGAATTTAGTTTTAATGGCCCTATTAGTAGGTGTTGGAGCAGTTCTTTACATTATTATCCCAGGAATTAATGGTGGGATGAAACCAGACTTTATGCTTACGATGATGTTTATAGGGATACTTTTATTCCCTAATGTGAAAAGTACTTTCTTGCTAGGTATTTCAACAGGAGTTATTTCTGGGTTGTTTTCTACCTTTCCAGGAGGATTCGTTCCAAATATCATTGATAAAGCAGTAACAGCATTCGTTTTCTTAGGACTTGTTTTATTATTAAGCAAATTGGCAAATAAAGTTGCAGTCGGAGTAATCCTTACTAGTATCGGAACAGTAGTATCGGGTACAGTTTTCTTATCAACAGCAATTTTTGTTTTTGGAGCAGGTGCTATTTTTCAAGAATTATTCATTCTTGTAGTTGTTCCAGCCATTGCAATTAATGCGATAGCGTTCTTTATCATCTATCCGATTATCGGAAATTTGATCAAACGTACTAATTTTGACACAGCACTAACAGCATAA
- a CDS encoding YtxH domain-containing protein codes for MKLAPLFCGLATGLLVGASTVLMTTPKSGMEVRSSFKASSNDFRDKLSDIKLQLANVKNSINNLTNSSKEVVPGTIEDLKSSIAHWKNETAPIQAHLQAEISSIQEAMAELEKKLPKKQEATV; via the coding sequence ATGAAACTAGCACCATTATTTTGCGGCCTTGCAACTGGTCTACTAGTTGGGGCATCTACAGTACTTATGACCACTCCAAAATCAGGTATGGAAGTTCGCTCTTCCTTTAAGGCTTCCTCCAACGATTTTCGAGACAAGCTTTCCGACATAAAGCTTCAACTAGCAAATGTGAAAAATTCGATAAACAACTTAACGAATTCTTCAAAAGAAGTAGTTCCAGGTACAATTGAAGACCTTAAATCTAGTATTGCCCATTGGAAAAATGAAACTGCTCCTATACAAGCACATCTCCAGGCGGAAATTTCATCTATTCAAGAGGCAATGGCAGAACTAGAAAAGAAATTACCAAAGAAACAAGAAGCAACAGTTTAA
- a CDS encoding HTH-type transcriptional regulator Hpr, which produces MADQFYTMKEAMLYSQRIAQLSKALWKAVEKDWQAWIKPYDLNINEHHILWISYHLQGATISDIAKFGVMHVSTAFNFSKKLEERGLLSFSKRDTDKRNTYVDVTKKGKVLLEEMYENYHATPHAVLEGSLPIKELYGKFPDFMDVTAVIRNVYGDDFMDIFEKSLKNIEDTISSESK; this is translated from the coding sequence ATGGCAGATCAATTTTATACGATGAAAGAAGCAATGCTCTATAGTCAGCGGATAGCGCAACTATCTAAAGCACTTTGGAAAGCAGTAGAAAAAGATTGGCAAGCATGGATAAAACCTTATGACTTAAATATTAATGAGCATCATATTTTATGGATATCATATCACCTACAAGGTGCAACTATTTCTGATATAGCAAAGTTTGGAGTAATGCATGTCTCGACAGCATTTAATTTTTCTAAAAAACTAGAAGAGCGTGGTCTGCTTTCTTTTTCTAAAAGGGATACAGATAAGCGTAATACGTATGTAGATGTTACCAAAAAAGGCAAAGTACTTTTAGAAGAGATGTATGAAAATTACCATGCTACTCCGCATGCAGTGCTTGAGGGGTCTCTTCCTATAAAAGAGTTATATGGAAAATTTCCAGATTTCATGGATGTAACGGCGGTTATCCGCAATGTTTATGGTGATGATTTCATGGATATCTTCGAAAAATCTTTAAAAAACATAGAGGATACAATCAGTTCCGAAAGTAAATAA
- a CDS encoding DUF3267 domain-containing protein codes for MHCWKTINVRKQYGLERLFILSSLVVIMVFSFAYALLGIINNSHKSDDYFWIFVIAFFGVYPLHKLFHFIPMFRHRDKIKFIVINQFKCVPTLHLRIVEPVHKSRFLFILLSPFIFVNVILIIGALTIPIFAHYFTILFAYHCGICLIDLIYAKNLSKSPKYALIEETDAGYEILIAEPDY; via the coding sequence TTGCACTGCTGGAAAACAATTAATGTGAGAAAACAATATGGTTTAGAGAGATTGTTTATACTATCCTCTTTAGTAGTTATAATGGTTTTTTCATTTGCATATGCCTTATTAGGAATTATTAATAACTCTCATAAATCGGACGATTACTTTTGGATATTCGTGATAGCATTTTTTGGTGTTTATCCACTTCATAAATTATTTCACTTTATTCCAATGTTTCGTCATAGAGATAAAATAAAATTCATCGTCATTAACCAATTTAAATGTGTCCCTACTTTACATTTGCGTATAGTAGAACCAGTTCATAAGAGTAGATTTCTTTTTATCTTATTATCTCCTTTTATATTCGTAAATGTAATACTTATTATCGGAGCCTTAACAATTCCTATTTTTGCTCACTATTTCACTATTTTATTTGCTTATCATTGTGGAATTTGCTTAATTGATCTAATTTATGCGAAAAATTTAAGTAAATCACCAAAGTACGCTTTAATTGAAGAAACTGATGCAGGGTACGAGATTTTAATAGCGGAACCAGACTATTAA
- a CDS encoding YjcZ family sporulation protein yields the protein MSGQYNGGGGYGSGSGFALIVVLFILLIIVGAAFIY from the coding sequence ATGAGCGGACAATATAACGGTGGCGGAGGATATGGTAGTGGCTCTGGATTTGCTTTGATCGTTGTTTTATTTATTTTGTTGATCATTGTAGGGGCAGCGTTTATCTACTAA
- a CDS encoding peptidylprolyl isomerase, protein MKKTVLTLTLAASVLALGACSEDSADSSEVIATSKIGDITQNDLYEEMKSSIGDQAFQLLAIEKVLSNKYEVTKEEVNTQLEADKEQYGESFEPMIAQQGYTEESYKKFLELNLLQEKALIEDVKVTEDEIKAEYENIKEEINVRHVVVEDEETAKKVKAELDSGKDFAEVAKEYSIEEPAQTTGGDLGWITKTTNMDEDFLKGAFALEKNVISNPIKSSFGYHIIEVTDKRTIEETYEDKKAEIEKQLKLEKADQSTLLPKVAKMMKDADIVIKDEDLKTSLDQFLAAAETQAPAEDAEAKTDATEDTEATEDEK, encoded by the coding sequence ATGAAAAAAACAGTATTAACATTAACGTTAGCAGCATCTGTTCTTGCTTTAGGAGCTTGTAGCGAGGATTCAGCAGACAGCAGTGAAGTAATTGCAACATCTAAAATCGGGGATATTACTCAGAATGATTTGTATGAAGAGATGAAATCATCAATTGGCGATCAAGCATTCCAGTTGCTAGCTATTGAAAAAGTACTTTCAAATAAGTACGAGGTGACTAAAGAGGAAGTAAACACTCAATTAGAAGCTGATAAAGAGCAATATGGTGAGAGCTTTGAACCGATGATCGCTCAGCAGGGCTATACAGAAGAGTCATACAAAAAATTCTTAGAACTAAACCTATTGCAAGAAAAAGCTTTAATCGAAGATGTTAAAGTAACAGAAGACGAAATTAAAGCTGAATATGAAAATATCAAAGAGGAAATTAATGTTCGTCACGTTGTAGTTGAAGATGAAGAAACAGCTAAAAAAGTTAAAGCTGAGTTAGATTCTGGTAAAGACTTTGCAGAAGTTGCAAAAGAATACTCGATTGAAGAACCTGCTCAAACGACTGGTGGAGATCTAGGCTGGATTACAAAGACGACTAATATGGATGAAGATTTCTTAAAAGGGGCATTTGCTTTAGAGAAAAACGTTATCAGTAATCCTATTAAATCAAGCTTTGGTTACCACATTATTGAAGTAACGGATAAACGTACAATTGAAGAAACATATGAAGATAAAAAAGCAGAGATTGAAAAACAATTGAAGCTAGAAAAAGCAGACCAATCTACATTGTTACCAAAAGTAGCTAAAATGATGAAAGATGCTGATATTGTCATCAAAGATGAAGATCTAAAAACATCATTAGACCAATTTTTAGCAGCAGCTGAAACACAAGCACCTGCAGAAGATGCGGAAGCTAAAACAGATGCAACTGAAGATACAGAAGCAACTGAGGATGAAAAATAA
- the yhaM gene encoding 3'-5' exoribonuclease YhaM, which translates to MKGITQLRVGDPVDHYLLIKQSTKGVTTVGKPFMSLILQDKSGDIEAKLWDTNEEHEKLYGASQIVRVGGEIQDYRGKFQLRVKSIRPVKSEEPIAINDLVPSSEKPKEELMEELLQYFFEMKNPLIQRITRHLMKKHQTSFMTFPAATKNHHDYASGLIDHVVSMLKLGKALCDLYPTLNKDLLYAGIILHDIGKVIELSGPVATTYTIEGNLLGHITIMVNEISKAAEELEIEGEEVMLLQHMVLSHHGKEEWGSPKRPALREAEMLHYIDNIDAKMNMLNRALDKTNPGEFSERLFPLENRSFYKPTFE; encoded by the coding sequence ATGAAAGGCATTACACAATTACGAGTAGGTGATCCAGTTGATCATTACTTACTTATAAAGCAATCGACAAAGGGTGTAACAACCGTTGGTAAACCATTTATGTCACTGATATTACAAGATAAGAGCGGAGATATCGAAGCAAAACTTTGGGATACAAATGAAGAACATGAAAAACTTTATGGTGCTAGTCAAATTGTTCGTGTAGGTGGAGAAATTCAAGATTATCGTGGTAAGTTCCAATTACGTGTAAAAAGCATTCGACCAGTAAAGTCAGAAGAGCCCATTGCGATAAATGATTTAGTACCTTCTTCTGAAAAGCCAAAAGAAGAATTGATGGAAGAGCTTTTACAATACTTCTTTGAAATGAAAAATCCATTAATACAACGCATTACGAGACACTTGATGAAAAAACACCAGACATCATTTATGACGTTCCCAGCAGCAACTAAAAATCATCATGATTATGCGTCTGGATTAATCGACCATGTTGTGTCTATGTTAAAGCTAGGAAAAGCGCTATGTGATTTGTATCCAACCCTAAACAAAGATCTTCTATACGCTGGAATCATTTTACATGATATAGGAAAGGTTATAGAGCTTTCAGGTCCTGTTGCAACAACATACACAATTGAAGGGAATTTACTTGGACATATTACGATCATGGTCAATGAAATTTCTAAAGCAGCAGAAGAGCTAGAAATCGAGGGCGAAGAAGTAATGCTTCTTCAGCATATGGTTCTCTCTCATCATGGTAAAGAAGAATGGGGTAGTCCAAAACGTCCTGCACTCCGCGAAGCTGAGATGCTGCATTATATCGATAATATTGATGCGAAAATGAATATGCTCAATCGTGCATTAGATAAAACAAACCCAGGTGAATTCTCCGAACGATTATTCCCTCTTGAAAATCGTTCATTTTATAAGCCTACATTTGAATAA
- a CDS encoding AAA family ATPase, protein MKLIKLHIYGFGKHENVEIGLINGINVFFGENEAGKTTIQQFILHILFGFPQRNSQLLRYEPKSSATYGGKIQIIDEHGQPVTIERVKGKASGEVTLYYPDGRRGGERELASILHSYSRADFEAIFSFSLLQLQGFEKMTEEELTRTLLSSGTTGIDTLASVENQFIKEMGELFKPTGRKPLIKKKIEELRELETTYKHQLEEVEKYEPSIKRLNELETIVFEIDQQEKEISTQLQLYLEWKQLKPLKEKETKLNQELDKVKHQSFPTDGIRRFELIKDKLNRNHIEMEQLKKESDSLTTHTTSLTTQQLEELQSFLNREAEWHQLRSKRIQIEEEQSKTLQLQMQQLALVGIDWEKSLSHIVQADVSIQQEDKLVTILQTEKNLELELQQEKRLLQMKEQDLLQQQQRVTESKRVNKNSSNKKVNRIMFCIIAATVLIGVIIGVTQSNWMVALTTIIISGIVYAGFSLILNTWKQSNDVQTYADLLKKEQESLQQAISMLKQKISGLENKKTEISNQVNEFLTRYHINEQLSPSLLPELFKCLRMIQEQQIQLDQMETKLYEVRLQIQALNKQAQDKVQINLLEDMLFHQLREFYLEEKKKSEDQHYKETKVSELKKKLQELSLFQQSFTEQINILFREANIETESDYYNAHTIYEQKVAFEKDLHHIHLQLAGKQINLDDFDDIFEDECKRNLLHLQHQRHEYNDEKASLSYQTMKLLEDEEQSEQLQLIEQRKAELHELVRKWAAQKVVVESIKQIMRQLKEERLPEVLENAQHYFQLLTNKSYEQLILSPEGSFEAVKSSGQRFKIAELSQATKEQAYISLRIALAVSLQSKTPFPIIMDDPFVHFDRVRLQQVVQLMAELQTEHQLLYFTCHEQMRYVWQDASVVQVATLLSREAGIVR, encoded by the coding sequence TTGAAGCTAATAAAACTTCATATATATGGCTTTGGAAAACATGAGAATGTAGAAATAGGTCTGATCAATGGCATAAACGTGTTCTTCGGTGAGAACGAAGCAGGAAAGACTACCATTCAACAATTCATCTTGCATATATTATTTGGATTTCCACAAAGGAACTCACAGTTACTCCGTTATGAGCCGAAAAGCAGCGCAACCTATGGAGGTAAAATTCAAATAATAGATGAGCATGGACAACCTGTAACTATTGAACGAGTAAAAGGGAAGGCAAGTGGAGAAGTTACACTATATTATCCGGACGGTAGAAGAGGAGGAGAAAGGGAGCTGGCTAGTATTCTTCATTCGTATTCCCGAGCAGATTTTGAAGCTATTTTCTCTTTTTCTCTACTTCAGTTACAGGGCTTCGAAAAGATGACAGAAGAGGAGCTAACGAGAACATTATTATCTTCTGGAACGACAGGAATAGATACATTAGCATCTGTTGAAAATCAGTTTATAAAAGAAATGGGCGAACTATTTAAGCCAACTGGAAGAAAGCCACTTATCAAAAAAAAAATTGAAGAGCTACGTGAATTAGAAACTACCTACAAGCATCAGCTAGAGGAAGTAGAGAAATATGAACCTTCTATTAAACGACTTAACGAGCTTGAAACAATTGTTTTTGAAATAGATCAACAAGAAAAAGAGATTTCTACGCAGTTACAACTATATTTGGAATGGAAACAACTGAAACCATTGAAAGAAAAGGAAACTAAACTGAATCAGGAGCTAGACAAAGTAAAGCATCAGTCCTTCCCCACAGATGGTATCCGTAGATTTGAGTTAATAAAAGATAAACTGAATCGTAATCATATAGAAATGGAGCAGTTGAAAAAAGAGTCGGATTCTTTAACAACCCATACAACTAGCTTAACCACTCAGCAATTAGAGGAATTACAGTCCTTTCTAAATCGAGAAGCAGAATGGCATCAGCTTCGTTCCAAGCGAATACAAATAGAAGAAGAGCAAAGCAAAACACTACAACTCCAAATGCAACAGCTAGCTTTAGTTGGAATTGATTGGGAAAAAAGCTTATCGCATATAGTCCAAGCCGATGTTTCAATTCAGCAAGAAGATAAACTAGTTACTATTCTTCAAACTGAAAAAAACTTGGAGCTGGAGCTACAACAGGAAAAACGATTATTACAAATGAAGGAACAGGACCTCCTACAACAACAGCAAAGAGTGACAGAATCGAAACGAGTAAATAAAAATTCTTCCAATAAAAAAGTGAATAGAATAATGTTCTGCATTATTGCAGCTACTGTCCTAATTGGAGTAATCATAGGGGTTACCCAATCGAATTGGATGGTTGCACTTACTACAATTATCATTAGTGGAATTGTATATGCAGGCTTTTCTCTAATATTGAATACATGGAAACAATCAAATGATGTTCAAACATATGCAGATTTATTGAAGAAGGAACAGGAATCATTACAACAAGCTATTTCTATGTTGAAGCAAAAAATTAGTGGGTTAGAAAACAAGAAAACAGAAATATCTAATCAAGTAAACGAGTTTTTAACAAGGTATCATATTAATGAACAACTATCACCAAGTCTATTGCCTGAACTATTTAAGTGTCTGCGCATGATTCAAGAACAACAAATACAACTAGACCAAATGGAAACAAAGCTCTATGAAGTTCGGTTACAAATACAGGCGTTAAATAAACAAGCTCAGGACAAAGTTCAAATAAATCTCCTTGAAGATATGCTCTTTCACCAATTAAGAGAATTCTATCTAGAAGAAAAGAAAAAATCAGAAGATCAACACTATAAAGAGACAAAGGTTTCCGAGCTTAAAAAGAAGCTTCAGGAGCTATCATTATTTCAGCAATCCTTTACTGAACAAATCAACATATTGTTTCGTGAAGCAAATATAGAAACGGAGTCTGATTATTATAATGCTCATACCATCTATGAACAAAAAGTAGCATTTGAAAAGGATTTGCATCATATTCATCTACAGCTAGCTGGAAAACAAATAAATCTGGACGATTTTGATGATATATTTGAGGACGAGTGTAAGAGGAATTTACTTCACTTACAGCACCAGAGACATGAATACAATGACGAGAAAGCATCTCTATCTTATCAAACGATGAAACTATTAGAAGATGAAGAGCAAAGTGAACAATTGCAACTAATTGAACAGAGAAAAGCAGAATTACATGAACTTGTGAGAAAATGGGCTGCACAAAAAGTAGTCGTAGAATCGATTAAACAGATAATGAGGCAGTTAAAAGAGGAGCGACTTCCAGAAGTATTAGAAAATGCACAGCATTATTTTCAACTGCTTACAAACAAATCTTATGAACAATTGATATTATCCCCAGAAGGTAGCTTTGAGGCAGTTAAATCATCTGGACAGCGCTTTAAAATAGCAGAGCTAAGTCAAGCGACTAAAGAGCAAGCATATATTTCCTTGCGTATTGCGCTAGCAGTATCATTACAAAGCAAAACTCCTTTTCCGATCATAATGGATGATCCATTTGTACATTTCGATCGTGTCAGACTTCAACAAGTGGTACAATTAATGGCAGAGTTACAAACAGAACACCAACTTTTATATTTTACATGTCATGAACAAATGAGATATGTATGGCAAGACGCATCCGTAGTACAAGTAGCTACATTATTATCCAGAGAGGCGGGGATTGTGAGATGA
- a CDS encoding DNA repair exonuclease, producing the protein MARIRFLHVADLHLDSPFKGISSIPKNRWKDIRESTFQAFQNMINYAIESKPDFVLIVGDIYDGENRSLRAQHLFQKGMEALHVENIPVFICYGNHDHLSGNWVRFQLPENVHVFGAGVETKTLSVHDEKVHITGFSYKERHIQEPMHSYYPFAKHNELHIGMLHGSVEGNNEHDVYAPFRKSDLLEKGYHYWALGHIHKRHIIHSDPPIVYPGNTQSRHRNERGIKGFYDVSLFKNQAELQFVPSAAFIYDELSIDCVGMFHANELLTYIENELTSYSQINGKAIIELTINGITEETIDLLKSTSKDEWLSLIQESLELASTFLIVKELHIRFPIERSAESTMLLSALSDWDTSEWKLALKELYQHSKGSRYLQPIDECFIDEVLKEADIVVSKAMARGSED; encoded by the coding sequence ATGGCAAGAATACGTTTTCTACATGTGGCAGATTTACATTTGGACAGCCCTTTTAAAGGTATTTCCTCTATACCTAAAAATAGATGGAAAGATATACGCGAGAGTACTTTCCAAGCATTTCAAAACATGATTAATTATGCGATTGAAAGTAAACCTGACTTCGTATTGATAGTAGGGGATATTTATGATGGTGAAAATAGAAGTCTACGTGCGCAGCATTTATTTCAAAAGGGTATGGAAGCTCTGCATGTAGAAAATATTCCGGTGTTTATTTGCTATGGAAATCATGATCATTTAAGTGGTAATTGGGTTCGTTTTCAACTGCCCGAAAATGTTCATGTGTTTGGAGCAGGGGTAGAGACAAAAACTCTATCGGTACATGATGAAAAAGTGCATATTACAGGATTTAGTTATAAAGAGCGGCATATTCAGGAACCTATGCATAGCTACTATCCCTTTGCAAAACATAATGAGCTTCATATTGGGATGCTTCATGGTAGTGTGGAAGGCAATAATGAGCATGATGTATACGCGCCATTTAGAAAAAGTGATTTGCTAGAGAAAGGCTATCATTACTGGGCGCTTGGTCATATACATAAGCGCCATATTATCCATTCTGATCCACCAATTGTTTATCCGGGAAATACCCAAAGCAGGCACCGAAATGAAAGAGGTATTAAAGGATTTTACGACGTATCATTATTTAAAAATCAAGCAGAGCTTCAGTTTGTCCCGTCAGCTGCTTTTATATATGATGAGCTTTCCATAGATTGTGTGGGCATGTTCCACGCCAATGAGTTACTAACCTACATTGAAAATGAATTGACAAGTTATAGTCAAATAAATGGAAAAGCGATTATTGAGCTTACGATTAACGGAATAACGGAGGAAACGATTGACCTATTAAAGTCGACTAGTAAAGATGAATGGCTGTCATTGATCCAAGAGAGTCTAGAGCTGGCAAGCACCTTTTTAATAGTAAAAGAATTACATATACGATTTCCAATTGAGCGGAGCGCCGAATCTACAATGCTACTATCTGCTTTGAGTGATTGGGATACTTCGGAATGGAAACTCGCTTTAAAGGAACTTTATCAGCATTCTAAAGGGAGCAGGTATTTACAGCCAATTGATGAATGCTTCATCGATGAAGTCCTAAAAGAAGCGGATATAGTAGTTTCAAAGGCTATGGCAAGGGGGAGTGAAGATTGA
- a CDS encoding helix-turn-helix transcriptional regulator — MNLKNYVRDKRMAFGLTQDELSEKLDVSRQTIISLEKEKYNPSINLAFKLSRLFKCTIEDIFIYEEDEKDV; from the coding sequence ATGAATTTGAAAAACTACGTTCGAGATAAAAGGATGGCATTCGGGCTGACACAGGATGAACTCTCAGAAAAACTTGATGTATCTAGACAAACAATAATATCGTTAGAAAAAGAGAAATACAATCCATCTATTAATTTGGCTTTTAAGCTATCCAGACTTTTCAAATGTACGATTGAAGATATATTCATTTATGAGGAGGATGAGAAGGATGTATGA
- a CDS encoding YhzD family protein, with translation MKPYKFTAFEPTGELILEETWNYENDDEAKRKGEAVIEEKGFSTKTHRLVNSSGKLVLFHV, from the coding sequence TTGAAACCATATAAATTTACTGCATTTGAACCGACAGGGGAACTAATTTTAGAGGAAACTTGGAACTATGAAAATGATGATGAAGCGAAGCGAAAAGGGGAAGCAGTTATTGAAGAAAAAGGCTTTTCCACTAAAACACATCGTTTAGTAAATAGTTCTGGTAAGCTGGTGCTATTTCACGTATAA